In Phaeobacter inhibens DSM 16374, the following proteins share a genomic window:
- a CDS encoding Lrp/AsnC family transcriptional regulator produces MLDITDQKLLSALQKDAHLTAQQLGELLNLSASQAGRRRQRLEADGYIRSYEARLDPDKLGLSVQGFVQVHLESHGPEQSERFSRLVRMRPEITSAWTMTGEADYLLRVFCTDLAALNRLLHEILLPHPTVARVQSQIVMAQLKSDGPLPT; encoded by the coding sequence ATGCTAGACATAACTGATCAGAAACTGCTCTCCGCACTGCAAAAAGACGCTCATCTGACGGCACAGCAGCTGGGGGAACTGCTGAACCTCTCAGCGAGTCAGGCCGGGCGACGCCGGCAGCGCCTGGAGGCCGACGGCTACATCCGCAGCTACGAAGCGCGTCTGGATCCTGACAAGCTGGGGTTGAGTGTTCAGGGGTTTGTGCAGGTCCATCTGGAAAGTCACGGACCCGAACAATCTGAACGATTTTCACGGCTGGTCCGGATGCGTCCTGAAATAACATCAGCCTGGACCATGACGGGCGAAGCCGATTATTTGCTTAGGGTATTCTGCACTGATCTTGCTGCGTTAAACCGGCTTTTGCATGAAATTCTGCTGCCGCACCCGACGGTCGCGCGGGTTCAGAGCCAGATTGTGATGGCACAATTAAAAAGCGATGGGCCGCTGCCGACTTAA
- a CDS encoding PAS domain-containing protein: protein MSFVDRRIESRPTRGEAPFGLNEVFFSRTDSRGVIIAGNYVFRRVSHYDWEELLGAPHRTIRHPDMPKGVFQLFWDTIKSGQTMGAYVKNKSKDGLYYWVYAVVVPCADGYLSARIKPSSKMFDDTRSLYAKLLAAEQNEGLTPEESAERLKGWIVDHGFDNYRQFATKAMSEELIARDIGLDNEPDQMIVDLCQMLDNAKTLVGETEGLIKDFDAMHTIPHNLRVIASRIEPSGGPVTVLSQNYGAMSREMSDWFAAHVMGKDSNFAVIEAAVDDSLFVECMVRVLKECDIQLQKERRSLGEVDMQGERDILAQLVAQQLERAGNGLDQVEREASRIMHACQVMHRHFLGLSSTRVLCKIESARLPESGETLADIIDQLGVFQERISQRLERIAKLSNEIRSLER, encoded by the coding sequence GTGTCCTTTGTAGATCGTCGCATTGAAAGCCGCCCCACCCGCGGCGAGGCTCCATTTGGGCTAAACGAGGTGTTCTTCTCCCGCACCGACAGCCGGGGGGTCATCATCGCCGGCAACTACGTGTTCCGCAGGGTGTCCCACTACGATTGGGAAGAACTGCTTGGCGCGCCACATCGCACCATTCGCCATCCCGACATGCCCAAGGGTGTGTTCCAATTGTTCTGGGACACCATCAAGAGCGGTCAGACCATGGGCGCCTACGTCAAGAACAAGTCGAAAGATGGGCTTTATTACTGGGTGTATGCTGTCGTGGTGCCCTGCGCTGACGGTTACCTGTCAGCGCGGATCAAACCCAGCAGCAAGATGTTCGACGATACCCGAAGCCTCTACGCCAAGCTGCTTGCGGCGGAGCAAAACGAAGGGCTGACACCCGAGGAAAGCGCCGAACGCCTGAAGGGCTGGATCGTCGATCATGGTTTTGACAACTATCGGCAATTCGCGACCAAAGCGATGAGTGAGGAACTGATCGCGCGCGATATCGGGCTGGACAATGAGCCGGATCAGATGATTGTCGATCTGTGTCAGATGTTGGACAACGCCAAGACACTCGTCGGTGAGACCGAAGGCCTGATCAAGGATTTCGACGCCATGCATACAATCCCGCATAACCTGCGGGTCATTGCGTCGCGTATTGAACCCTCGGGCGGACCGGTCACCGTGCTGTCGCAGAACTATGGCGCGATGTCGCGTGAAATGTCTGACTGGTTTGCAGCGCATGTCATGGGCAAGGACAGCAATTTCGCGGTGATCGAGGCGGCCGTGGACGATTCCCTGTTTGTGGAGTGCATGGTGCGTGTCCTGAAGGAATGCGACATCCAGCTGCAAAAGGAACGGCGCAGCTTGGGAGAAGTTGACATGCAGGGAGAACGCGACATCCTGGCTCAGCTGGTGGCCCAGCAGCTGGAACGCGCGGGCAATGGGCTCGACCAGGTGGAGCGCGAAGCCTCACGAATCATGCATGCCTGTCAGGTTATGCACCGCCACTTTCTAGGCCTCAGCTCGACCCGTGTTCTGTGCAAGATCGAAAGTGCCCGCCTACCGGAGTCAGGCGAAACACTGGCGGATATCATCGATCAGCTTGGCGTCTTTCAGGAGCGCATATCCCAACGGCTGGAGCGTATTGCAAAACTCAGTAATGAGATCCGCTCACTGGAACGCTGA
- a CDS encoding monovalent cation:proton antiporter-2 (CPA2) family protein, which yields MDAFLYQATIYLAAAVIAVPIAARLGLGSVLGYLAAGIIIGPVFGFVGSEAEDLRHFAEFGVVMMLFLIGLELEPRALWAMRHKLLGLGGLQILVSTMALMGAAMLAGETWQVGLAIGLALSLSSTAIVLQTLSEKGLMRTGGGRATFSVLLTQDIAVIPILALLPLLAAQHGAQITGNGSIARSADDAHAASSHATLSLVEGLPGWAVTLVTLAAIGSIVLAGVYLARPVFRFIHASNLREMYTALALMIVVGISFLMTLVGLSPALGAFLAGVVLANSEFRHELESDLNPFKGLLLGLFFITVGAGINYRLFLAEPGDLIGLALLVIIAKGTVLYFVGKAFGLKKRDHWLFTLGLAQAGEFGFVLLAFSRQLNVVPPELSEKLLLVIALSMLITPLLFILYDLLSKYSKDSPKEQTPDEIDEEGPVIIAGIGRFGQIVNRLVRASGFNTVVLDSNMASVQLMRRFGVKSFLGDPTRPELLKAAGIAKAKVLVVALDDREAALRLVAHARRGYPDLHIIARAFDRNHVFELYKAGANDIVREMFDSSLRAGRYVLEQIGLSEYEAAQAEQTFYAHDRQTVRELAGLWIPGTPASENPAYIARARELEKDLETALLELAEAKKSSDQKSA from the coding sequence ATGGATGCATTTCTCTATCAGGCGACGATCTACCTTGCAGCCGCGGTGATTGCCGTGCCGATTGCCGCACGTCTCGGTCTTGGGTCGGTCTTGGGCTATCTGGCTGCCGGAATCATAATCGGACCGGTGTTCGGGTTCGTCGGAAGCGAAGCCGAAGATCTGCGCCATTTTGCCGAATTCGGCGTCGTCATGATGCTTTTTCTGATCGGGTTGGAGCTGGAGCCCCGCGCACTTTGGGCGATGCGGCATAAGCTGCTCGGCCTGGGCGGCCTCCAGATCCTTGTGAGCACGATGGCCCTGATGGGTGCAGCCATGCTAGCAGGGGAGACCTGGCAGGTGGGTCTGGCCATTGGCTTGGCGCTCTCGCTCTCCTCAACCGCCATCGTACTGCAAACCCTCTCTGAAAAGGGACTGATGCGGACCGGCGGGGGGCGGGCGACATTCTCGGTTTTGCTCACGCAGGACATTGCGGTCATCCCCATCCTTGCATTGCTGCCGCTGCTGGCCGCCCAACATGGCGCCCAGATCACCGGGAATGGATCCATCGCTCGCAGCGCGGATGATGCCCATGCCGCATCCAGCCACGCCACACTTTCGCTGGTCGAAGGGCTGCCGGGTTGGGCTGTAACCCTGGTGACCCTTGCCGCAATCGGGTCAATTGTGCTGGCCGGGGTCTATCTCGCCCGTCCGGTATTCCGGTTCATTCATGCCTCCAACCTGCGCGAGATGTACACGGCTTTGGCGCTGATGATCGTTGTTGGCATCTCGTTCCTGATGACGCTAGTCGGCCTCTCGCCTGCGCTTGGAGCCTTTCTGGCGGGGGTGGTTCTTGCCAACAGCGAATTCAGGCATGAGCTGGAAAGCGACCTCAACCCCTTCAAGGGCCTGCTGCTGGGGCTATTCTTCATCACTGTCGGCGCCGGTATCAACTATCGCTTGTTTCTGGCAGAGCCGGGCGATCTGATCGGCCTCGCCCTCCTGGTGATCATTGCAAAAGGCACCGTGCTTTACTTTGTGGGCAAAGCATTTGGCCTGAAGAAACGCGATCACTGGTTGTTTACGCTGGGCCTTGCGCAGGCGGGTGAATTTGGGTTCGTCCTGCTGGCATTTTCACGGCAGCTCAATGTTGTGCCGCCTGAGCTATCAGAAAAACTGCTTCTGGTGATCGCCCTGTCGATGCTGATCACCCCGCTGTTGTTCATTCTCTACGACCTGCTGTCGAAATACAGCAAGGACAGCCCAAAAGAGCAGACCCCCGATGAGATCGATGAAGAAGGCCCGGTCATCATTGCCGGGATTGGACGCTTCGGCCAGATCGTCAATCGCCTGGTCCGTGCCAGTGGGTTCAATACCGTTGTTCTGGACAGCAATATGGCATCCGTACAGCTGATGCGGCGGTTTGGCGTCAAGAGCTTCCTCGGTGATCCGACCCGCCCCGAACTGCTGAAAGCAGCTGGCATTGCAAAGGCCAAGGTCCTCGTTGTGGCGCTTGACGACAGAGAGGCTGCACTCAGGTTGGTTGCCCATGCCCGTCGTGGGTATCCGGATCTGCATATCATTGCCCGCGCATTTGATCGCAACCATGTGTTTGAACTCTACAAGGCAGGGGCGAATGACATTGTGCGCGAGATGTTCGACAGCTCCCTGCGTGCCGGGCGCTATGTTCTGGAGCAGATCGGGCTGAGCGAATATGAGGCGGCGCAGGCCGAACAGACCTTCTATGCGCATGATCGTCAAACCGTGCGCGAACTGGCAGGTCTCTGGATTCCCGGCACACCCGCCAGCGAAAATCCGGCTTATATCGCCCGTGCCCGTGAGCTGGAGAAAGATCTGGAAACAGCGCTCCTGGAGCTTGCCGAGGCCAAGAAGTCCTCAGATCAGAAATCAGCCTGA
- the cobT gene encoding nicotinate-nucleotide--dimethylbenzimidazole phosphoribosyltransferase — MLSPLFSLDHFRAQLAQAPGVDERAETAAAERNSQLTKPPGSLGRLEDLAIWYGSWRGTERPVIRAPQVIVFAGNHGIVQQGVSAFPSEVTAQMVANFKHGGAAINQLAKLAGARLDVHSLDLETPTKDFTKDAAMDSAELLSALQTGWKSVDPSADLLVVGEMGIGNTTPAAALACALFGGDAGDWTGRGTGVDDTGLANKTRVVAEGVALHGPAITDGVEALRRLGGREIAAMAGAMTAARMMKIPVILDGFICCAAAACLMRTHPAALDHVVAGHQSAESAHAALLTHLGKPPFLSLDLRLGEGSGAALAIQVLRAAVACHSGMATFEEAGVSGS, encoded by the coding sequence ATGCTGTCACCGCTCTTTTCGCTTGATCACTTTCGTGCGCAGCTTGCGCAGGCTCCGGGCGTGGATGAACGGGCTGAAACGGCCGCGGCCGAACGCAACAGCCAATTGACCAAGCCGCCGGGCTCGCTTGGGCGGTTGGAGGATCTCGCGATCTGGTACGGCAGCTGGCGTGGCACCGAGCGCCCGGTGATCCGAGCGCCGCAGGTGATCGTCTTTGCCGGCAACCATGGCATCGTGCAGCAAGGGGTCTCGGCCTTCCCGAGCGAGGTGACCGCACAGATGGTCGCCAATTTCAAACACGGCGGCGCCGCGATCAACCAGCTGGCAAAGCTGGCGGGTGCCCGGCTCGATGTTCATAGCCTTGATCTGGAAACGCCAACCAAGGACTTTACCAAAGACGCGGCCATGGACAGCGCCGAACTACTCAGTGCGTTGCAGACTGGATGGAAATCGGTTGATCCCTCCGCGGATCTGCTTGTGGTGGGCGAGATGGGTATTGGCAATACAACACCGGCCGCAGCGCTGGCGTGCGCGCTGTTCGGGGGGGACGCCGGGGATTGGACCGGACGTGGAACCGGTGTCGACGACACGGGCCTGGCAAATAAAACCCGGGTTGTGGCGGAAGGGGTGGCGCTGCATGGCCCGGCCATCACTGACGGGGTTGAGGCGCTGCGCCGTCTCGGCGGGCGCGAGATTGCCGCCATGGCCGGGGCGATGACCGCGGCCCGCATGATGAAAATTCCTGTCATTCTGGACGGGTTTATCTGCTGCGCGGCGGCGGCCTGCTTGATGCGGACCCACCCGGCTGCACTGGATCACGTCGTCGCAGGGCACCAGAGCGCCGAAAGCGCCCATGCCGCATTGCTGACCCATCTTGGCAAACCACCGTTTCTCTCGCTGGATCTACGCCTTGGAGAGGGATCTGGTGCGGCTTTGGCCATCCAGGTACTGCGGGCCGCTGTCGCGTGCCACAGCGGTATGGCAACCTTTGAGGAAGCGGGCGTCTCCGGCAGCTGA
- the cobS gene encoding adenosylcobinamide-GDP ribazoletransferase, whose amino-acid sequence MRKNDISGVDFLLVLILLTRLPMPRLQKQQFARHAHAAWAFPFAGVAVAVPACLLAVIAQGMGLSPMLAAGIALLTQTLLTGAMHEDGLADTADGFWGGFTRERRLEIMKDSQIGTYGVLALIMTIGLRWIAYASLLAADAVWVLLPVAMLSRAMMPVVMAALPNARTNGLSSSVGRPPWRVCGLGLAIATLAAVLFLGWNAWGPLLAMCAIAAVIAATARTKIGGQTGDVLGATQQLCELVALLGLSAALS is encoded by the coding sequence ATGCGAAAAAACGACATATCTGGTGTAGATTTTCTGCTCGTGTTGATCTTGTTGACACGATTGCCCATGCCAAGGTTGCAAAAACAGCAGTTTGCGCGACATGCGCACGCGGCTTGGGCGTTTCCCTTTGCTGGGGTTGCCGTTGCGGTACCGGCGTGCCTGTTGGCGGTGATCGCGCAGGGCATGGGATTATCTCCGATGCTGGCTGCTGGGATCGCGCTGCTCACGCAGACACTTCTGACGGGCGCCATGCATGAAGATGGGCTCGCAGATACCGCAGATGGGTTCTGGGGTGGTTTCACCCGTGAGCGGCGGTTGGAGATCATGAAGGACAGCCAAATCGGCACCTATGGGGTTCTGGCTCTGATCATGACAATTGGTCTGCGCTGGATCGCCTATGCGAGTCTGCTGGCAGCTGACGCGGTGTGGGTGCTCTTGCCCGTGGCCATGCTGAGCCGGGCTATGATGCCAGTCGTTATGGCAGCGCTGCCGAATGCGCGCACCAACGGCCTGTCCTCCTCCGTGGGGCGCCCGCCCTGGAGGGTCTGCGGGCTGGGGCTGGCGATTGCAACCCTGGCTGCCGTACTGTTCCTCGGCTGGAACGCCTGGGGACCCTTGCTGGCGATGTGTGCGATCGCTGCCGTCATCGCTGCCACCGCCCGCACCAAGATCGGAGGACAGACCGGGGATGTGTTGGGGGCCACGCAGCAGTTGTGCGAGCTTGTCGCCCTGCTCGGCCTGTCCGCCGCCCTCAGCTGA
- a CDS encoding ion channel, with the protein MTDLKTRLTDLYRGTDSASVRFRYGLIGFDVITILFFMSTAHIPHGPWLIGLSWLAGLVIALDLVARLWISSNRRKLFWRIYTLADIIVLVSLLLETILPGGLAFLRILRGLRLIHSYHLLQDLRRDSRFFRRHEDAIIAGINLFIFVFATSMTALVFFMDTTGSDYPYIDALYFTVATLTTTGFGDITMATPAGKTFSVFVMVVGVTLFVRLAQAIFNPQRVRYTCSQCGLTRHDVDAVHCKHCGGQLKIRTSGVE; encoded by the coding sequence ATGACGGATCTAAAAACTCGCCTGACCGATCTCTATCGTGGTACCGATAGCGCATCGGTCCGGTTTCGCTATGGGCTGATCGGCTTTGATGTCATCACCATCCTGTTTTTCATGTCCACTGCTCATATCCCCCACGGGCCTTGGCTGATTGGGCTGAGCTGGCTGGCGGGGCTGGTCATCGCATTGGATCTGGTGGCACGGCTCTGGATCAGCAGCAACCGCCGCAAGCTGTTCTGGCGCATCTACACGCTCGCTGACATCATCGTTCTGGTGTCGCTGTTGCTGGAGACCATTCTGCCCGGAGGATTGGCGTTCCTACGCATCTTGCGGGGCCTAAGATTGATCCACTCCTACCATTTGCTGCAGGATCTGCGGCGTGACAGCCGGTTTTTTCGTCGTCATGAAGATGCGATCATTGCCGGGATCAACCTGTTCATCTTTGTCTTTGCGACGTCGATGACGGCATTGGTTTTCTTCATGGATACCACGGGCAGCGACTATCCGTATATCGATGCGCTCTATTTTACGGTCGCGACGCTGACCACCACCGGCTTTGGCGACATCACCATGGCGACCCCTGCTGGCAAAACCTTCTCGGTGTTTGTCATGGTGGTGGGGGTGACCCTGTTTGTGCGGCTGGCGCAGGCGATCTTTAATCCGCAGCGTGTGCGCTATACCTGCAGCCAATGCGGGCTGACCCGCCACGATGTGGATGCGGTGCATTGTAAGCACTGTGGCGGACAGCTGAAGATCCGCACCAGCGGCGTGGAGTAA
- a CDS encoding CarD family transcriptional regulator produces the protein MTKSKKPEFRPDDYVVYPAHGVGQIISIEEQEVAGFALELFVITFEKDKMTLRVPTNKATEIGMRSLSSPDVIAKAMTTLKGKAKVKRAMWSRRAQEYEQKINSGDLISIAEVVRDLHRTDDQREQSYSERQLYEAALERLTREVAAVSGGDEISAAKQVDEVLTSRAAA, from the coding sequence ATGACTAAATCGAAGAAGCCTGAATTCCGCCCCGACGACTATGTTGTGTACCCCGCCCATGGCGTTGGCCAGATCATTTCGATCGAGGAGCAGGAAGTGGCCGGCTTCGCGCTGGAACTGTTTGTGATCACCTTCGAGAAGGACAAGATGACCCTGCGGGTGCCGACCAACAAGGCAACCGAAATTGGCATGCGGTCGCTCAGCTCCCCCGATGTGATCGCCAAGGCGATGACCACGCTCAAGGGTAAGGCGAAAGTAAAGCGCGCCATGTGGTCGCGCCGTGCCCAAGAGTATGAGCAGAAAATCAACTCAGGTGATCTGATTTCCATCGCCGAAGTGGTGCGTGACCTGCACCGCACCGATGATCAGCGCGAGCAGAGCTACTCGGAGCGTCAGCTCTATGAGGCTGCGCTTGAGCGCCTGACGCGTGAGGTGGCAGCGGTTTCCGGTGGCGATGAAATCTCTGCCGCGAAGCAGGTTGACGAGGTGCTGACCTCCCGCGCTGCGGCGTGA